In Streptomyces paludis, the genomic stretch GCGAGGTAGATCACGTACACCAGACCGGAGAAGGCCAGTCCGCTGCTGAAGGCGAGCGGGACGCCCACGAGGTCGACGAGCAGCCAGGCGAACCAGAACTCGACCAGTCCGCGGGCCTGGGCGACCATCGCGGCGAGGGTGCCGACGAAGATGTACGCGTCGGGCCAGGGGTTCCAGGAGAGTTCGGGTACGGCGGTGAACAGCCCGCCGACGGCGAGGGTGCCCACGGCCGTGCCGCCGAGCAGCACCCCGCGCTCGCGCCAGGTGGCGAACCGGACGGCGATCGAGCCGTCCTGCGCCTGCTGCCGGCCGCGCTGCCACTGCCGCCAGCCCCACAGCGCCACGCCGATGACCAGGAGCTGCTTGCCGATCCCGCCGCTGAGGTGGGCGGACGCGTAGGCGCCGACCAGGATGACACCGGAGAGGAACTGGGCGGGCCAGGTCCAGATCGAGCGGCGCCAGCCAAGCGCGAGAGCGGCCAGACCGATGGTGTTGCCGATCATGTCGGACCACAGGATGTGCTGGCCGAAGGCGGCGAACGCCTCGCCGTTCAGCCACGAGAGGGTGCTCACCGTTCGGACTCCTCGGCGGATCGGGCGCCGAGCAGGCGCTCCACGTGCTTCGCGATGATGTCGACTTCGAGGTTGACCGGGTCGCCGGGTCCCTTGAGGCCGAGCGTGGTCAGCGCGAGGGTGGTGGGGATGAGGCTGATGGTGAAGTGGTCGTCGGCCGCGTCGACCACGGTGAGGCTGACGCCGTCCACGGTGATGGAGCCCTTCTCCACGAGGTAGCGGCTCAGACCGGCGGGCAGCGCGATCCGGACGATCTCCCAGTGCTCGGACGGGACGCGTTCGACGATGGTGCCGGTGCCGTCCACATGGCCCTGGACGAGATGTCCGCCG encodes the following:
- a CDS encoding nicotinamide mononucleotide transporter family protein, with amino-acid sequence MSTLSWLNGEAFAAFGQHILWSDMIGNTIGLAALALGWRRSIWTWPAQFLSGVILVGAYASAHLSGGIGKQLLVIGVALWGWRQWQRGRQQAQDGSIAVRFATWRERGVLLGGTAVGTLAVGGLFTAVPELSWNPWPDAYIFVGTLAAMVAQARGLVEFWFAWLLVDLVGVPLAFSSGLAFSGLVYVIYLALVLWGMRDWWQRSRAGAPSLEGAAA
- a CDS encoding riboflavin synthase; protein product: MFTGIVEELGEVTAVENLGDASRFRLRGPVVTEGAKHGDSIAVNGVCLTVVELAGGEFTADVMAETLKRSSLGALVPGSRVNLERPMALGGRLGGHLVQGHVDGTGTIVERVPSEHWEIVRIALPAGLSRYLVEKGSITVDGVSLTVVDAADDHFTISLIPTTLALTTLGLKGPGDPVNLEVDIIAKHVERLLGARSAEESER